From a single Rhodococcus qingshengii JCM 15477 genomic region:
- a CDS encoding branched-chain amino acid ABC transporter permease, giving the protein MAFALLTFFALLSLAGTASAQEPTTSPTPPTPTASATPTAPVPDNAVPVSGNLNNGGTRLEGVTVRALDSSGTEVATGESASNGRWELAVAPGTYTFEIVADTLPDGVSVQAAVEREVVAGRANTVIFSFGEVRTASNVSFGEKLIRTTVDGLRFGLVIAIAGVGLSLIYGTTGLTNFAHGEMVTLGAVAAWVINTSFGVPLIPATILAIFVGIGIGLLTNGIVWKPLRKRKTGLIAQLVVSIGLAISLRYLILIFFSDRAEPFDDYQGQVEKNWGPIALTDANAIVMIVSLVVLVGVALLLQKTRIGKAMRAVSDNRDLAASSGINVERVIMFVWGLGGGLAALGGVLFGISELGGRVQWEMGFKLLLLMFAGITLGGLGTAYGALLGCVIVGLLVQLSTLIINPDLKYIGGLLVLIVILVVRPQGILGSRQRIG; this is encoded by the coding sequence CTGGCCTTTGCATTACTGACGTTCTTCGCATTACTCAGCCTGGCCGGAACTGCTTCGGCTCAGGAACCGACCACTTCCCCTACACCGCCGACCCCGACAGCATCCGCAACACCGACAGCACCGGTTCCCGACAACGCTGTCCCCGTCAGCGGCAATCTCAACAACGGCGGCACACGCCTCGAGGGCGTCACCGTCCGTGCGCTCGATTCTTCCGGCACGGAAGTCGCCACCGGAGAATCGGCATCGAACGGCCGTTGGGAACTGGCCGTGGCACCGGGCACCTACACCTTCGAGATCGTTGCCGACACACTTCCCGACGGGGTCAGTGTGCAAGCCGCTGTCGAACGCGAGGTGGTGGCCGGCCGCGCGAACACCGTGATCTTCTCGTTCGGCGAGGTACGTACCGCCTCGAATGTCAGCTTCGGCGAGAAGCTGATCCGCACGACGGTCGACGGTCTGCGGTTCGGCCTCGTGATCGCGATCGCCGGTGTGGGTTTGAGCCTGATCTACGGCACCACCGGCCTGACCAACTTCGCTCACGGCGAGATGGTGACGTTGGGAGCCGTTGCTGCCTGGGTGATCAACACGTCCTTCGGCGTTCCGCTGATTCCCGCCACGATCCTCGCGATCTTCGTCGGCATCGGCATCGGCCTGCTGACCAACGGAATCGTCTGGAAACCACTGCGTAAGCGCAAGACCGGGTTGATCGCGCAATTGGTGGTCTCGATCGGTCTCGCGATTTCATTGCGCTACTTGATCCTGATCTTCTTCTCCGACCGCGCCGAACCGTTCGACGACTACCAGGGCCAGGTCGAGAAGAACTGGGGCCCGATCGCACTGACCGACGCCAACGCGATAGTCATGATCGTCAGTCTGGTCGTCCTGGTCGGCGTCGCACTGCTTCTGCAGAAGACTCGCATCGGAAAGGCCATGCGTGCCGTCTCCGACAATCGTGACCTCGCCGCTTCGTCCGGTATCAACGTCGAGCGGGTGATCATGTTCGTCTGGGGTCTCGGCGGCGGATTGGCCGCCCTCGGCGGTGTGCTGTTCGGTATCTCCGAGCTCGGCGGACGCGTCCAGTGGGAAATGGGCTTCAAACTGTTGCTGCTCATGTTCGCCGGAATCACCCTCGGTGGTCTGGGAACCGCGTACGGGGCGCTACTCGGCTGCGTCATCGTGGGACTTCTGGTCCAACTCTCGACGCTCATCATCAACCCAGACCTCAAATACATCGGCGGACTTCTCGTCTTGAT